A portion of the Streptomyces sp. YPW6 genome contains these proteins:
- a CDS encoding response regulator transcription factor — MSGTSGVRGTSSTRSTGRILVAEDEPDVRAAVEDGLSVEGYEVRGVGDGLAALSAVAAWEPDALVLDVMMPVLDGLAVCRRLRAMEDRTPVLVLTALSSVSERVDGLEAGADDYLVKPFALDELVARVRALLRRAAPPVPDGDLAFADLTLNPVTRTGRRGGRPLEFSRTEAALLELLLRHPGQVLAREVILERVWGQDFGPDSNALAVYVGYLRRKLEAGGDPRLVHTVHGLGYRLDVA, encoded by the coding sequence ATGAGTGGCACGAGTGGCGTGCGCGGTACGAGCAGCACGCGGAGCACGGGCAGGATTCTGGTGGCCGAGGACGAGCCGGACGTACGGGCCGCCGTCGAGGACGGGCTGAGCGTCGAGGGGTACGAGGTGCGCGGCGTCGGCGACGGCCTGGCGGCGCTGTCGGCGGTGGCCGCCTGGGAGCCGGACGCGCTGGTGCTGGACGTGATGATGCCGGTACTGGACGGGCTGGCGGTCTGCCGGCGACTGCGGGCGATGGAGGACCGGACGCCGGTGCTGGTGCTGACGGCGCTGTCGTCGGTGAGCGAACGGGTGGACGGTCTTGAGGCCGGGGCCGACGACTATCTGGTGAAACCGTTCGCGCTGGACGAGCTGGTCGCGCGCGTACGGGCGTTGCTGCGGCGGGCTGCGCCGCCCGTCCCGGACGGGGACCTGGCCTTCGCGGATCTGACGCTGAATCCGGTGACGCGGACCGGCCGGCGTGGCGGCCGGCCGCTGGAGTTCTCCCGCACCGAGGCCGCCCTGCTGGAACTGCTGCTGCGCCACCCGGGCCAGGTGCTGGCGCGCGAGGTGATCCTGGAGCGGGTCTGGGGCCAGGACTTCGGGCCCGACTCCAACGCGCTGGCGGTGTACGTCGGCTATCTGCGGCGGAAGCTGGAGGCGGGCGGCGACCCGCGCCTCGTCCACACCGTGCACGGGCTCGGCTACCGGCTGGATGTGGCGTGA
- a CDS encoding glycosyltransferase encodes MRTPLSVVIGAGGTGGHIYPGLALAEALRRADPDAVISFIGTERGLETTLIPAAGHRLHTVDMIPFDPALGAKRFLLPAALLRSGAQARSILRAQQAQVVVGMGGYPSAPAIVGAKMAGLPSVIHESNAVPGRANRFAARLTEHLTVAFDGSRAHLSGGERARTVGMPIAASLAALDRPALRQEARRAFGIPEGARVVLFNGGSLGAARLTAAAVGLAARWRGRGDVHLLIKTGPAALADTRRKLTDAGAGAAGPPHGGGGHAHGAGHPHGGAGHTYGSGHPHGSGAGAGPVAQAVPYLDRMDLAYAVADLVVCRAGSATIAELATTGVPAVLVPYPHAPGDHQTHNARVLSDAGAACLLPDAETTAARLAELIDPLLADPARLAVMGRAADPGHHARAADLLAETVIRLAGQPTTAKEFTS; translated from the coding sequence ATGCGCACACCACTCTCCGTCGTGATCGGTGCGGGCGGCACCGGCGGCCATATCTATCCGGGTCTCGCCCTCGCCGAGGCCCTGCGCCGCGCCGACCCGGACGCGGTCATCTCCTTCATCGGCACCGAACGCGGTCTGGAGACGACCCTGATCCCGGCGGCCGGACACCGGCTGCACACCGTCGACATGATCCCCTTCGACCCCGCGCTCGGCGCGAAGCGCTTCCTCCTCCCGGCCGCGCTCCTGCGCTCGGGGGCCCAGGCCCGGTCGATCCTGCGGGCCCAGCAGGCGCAGGTCGTCGTCGGGATGGGCGGCTACCCGAGCGCCCCGGCGATCGTCGGGGCGAAGATGGCCGGGCTGCCCAGCGTGATCCACGAGTCCAACGCGGTCCCGGGCCGGGCCAACCGGTTCGCCGCCCGGCTCACCGAACACCTCACCGTCGCCTTCGACGGCAGCCGCGCCCATCTGTCGGGCGGTGAGCGGGCGCGGACCGTCGGCATGCCGATCGCCGCGTCCCTGGCCGCCCTGGACCGGCCGGCCCTGCGCCAGGAGGCCCGGCGCGCCTTCGGGATACCCGAGGGGGCGCGGGTCGTCCTCTTCAACGGCGGCAGCCTCGGCGCTGCCCGGCTCACCGCCGCCGCCGTGGGCCTCGCCGCCCGGTGGCGGGGCCGCGGGGATGTCCACCTCCTGATCAAGACGGGCCCGGCCGCGCTGGCCGACACCCGGCGGAAGCTGACCGACGCGGGCGCGGGGGCCGCCGGACCTCCGCACGGAGGCGGCGGGCACGCGCACGGAGCCGGGCACCCGCACGGAGGTGCCGGGCACACGTACGGGTCCGGGCACCCGCACGGCTCCGGCGCGGGGGCCGGGCCCGTCGCGCAAGCGGTGCCCTACCTGGACCGGATGGACCTCGCCTACGCGGTCGCCGACCTGGTGGTCTGCCGGGCCGGCTCGGCCACGATCGCCGAGCTCGCCACGACCGGGGTCCCCGCCGTTCTCGTGCCGTACCCGCACGCCCCCGGCGACCACCAGACCCACAACGCCCGGGTCCTCTCCGACGCGGGCGCGGCCTGTCTCCTCCCGGACGCCGAGACCACCGCCGCCCGCCTCGCCGAACTCATCGACCCCCTGCTCGCCGACCCCGCGCGGCTCGCCGTGATGGGGCGCGCCGCCGACCCGGGCCACCACGCCCGCGCCGCCGACCTGCTGGCGGAAACCGTCATCCGCCTCGCCGGACAACCCACCACCGCGAAGGAGTTCACCTCATGA
- a CDS encoding GDP-mannose 4,6-dehydratase, which produces MNSTAVDWTGRTVLVTGAEGFIGSTLVDLLVERGARVRAFVHYKPYADKGHLARYLDDPDSPVEFVAGDVGDAGRVMDAVEGVDTVFHLAALIGIPYSYDSPGAYVRTNVVGTENIAEACRRHSVRRLLHTSTSEVYGTALTAPISEDHPLQPQSPYSASKIGADMMALSHWHAFELPVTVVRPFNTYGPRQSARAVIPAILAQLHSGAREIRLGSLTPTRDFTYVTDTAAGFLALAGCDRALGESVNLGTGREISVGDLAKALIAASGRDAEIVVDPARLRPSGSEVHRLLSDNTRARTWAGWEPEVGLEEGLERTSAWVAEHLHLFAPGRYQV; this is translated from the coding sequence ATGAACAGCACTGCCGTCGACTGGACCGGCCGCACCGTCCTCGTCACCGGGGCCGAAGGCTTCATCGGCTCCACACTCGTGGACCTGCTCGTCGAACGCGGCGCGCGCGTCCGGGCGTTCGTCCACTACAAGCCGTACGCCGACAAGGGGCACCTCGCCCGCTACCTCGACGACCCGGACAGCCCGGTCGAGTTCGTCGCCGGGGATGTCGGCGACGCGGGCCGCGTGATGGACGCGGTCGAGGGCGTCGACACGGTCTTCCACCTCGCCGCGCTCATCGGCATCCCCTACAGCTACGACTCCCCCGGCGCCTACGTCCGGACCAACGTCGTCGGCACCGAGAACATCGCCGAGGCCTGCCGCCGCCACTCCGTCCGACGCCTGCTGCACACGTCCACCAGCGAGGTGTACGGGACCGCGCTGACGGCCCCGATCAGCGAGGACCACCCCCTCCAGCCGCAGTCGCCGTACTCCGCCTCGAAGATCGGCGCGGACATGATGGCCCTGTCCCACTGGCACGCCTTCGAGCTGCCGGTGACGGTCGTCCGGCCGTTCAACACGTACGGGCCCCGCCAGTCGGCCCGGGCCGTGATCCCGGCCATCCTCGCCCAACTGCACTCCGGGGCGCGGGAGATCCGTCTCGGCTCGCTGACCCCGACCCGCGACTTCACCTACGTCACCGACACCGCCGCCGGATTCCTGGCCCTGGCCGGCTGCGACCGGGCGCTGGGCGAGAGCGTCAACCTCGGTACCGGCCGGGAGATCTCGGTCGGGGACCTCGCGAAGGCCCTCATCGCCGCCTCCGGCCGGGACGCCGAGATCGTCGTGGACCCGGCGCGGCTGCGGCCCTCCGGCAGCGAGGTCCACCGCCTGCTCTCCGACAACACCCGCGCCCGCACCTGGGCGGGCTGGGAGCCCGAGGTCGGCCTGGAGGAGGGCCTGGAGCGGACGTCGGCCTGGGTGGCGGAACACCTGCACCTCTTCGCACCGGGCCGCTACCAGGTCTGA
- a CDS encoding amidase, with the protein MPRSGPPRPRGAPAAPRAAAPDPSPLPGLAESARRLADAATTSTALVADALVRIEATQPTLNAFRHLRAEAALAEAAEADRRLAAGERLPLLGVPVAVKDDTDVAGLPTHFGCDGDLPPVASDSEAVRRLRAAGAVVVGKTNSCELGQWPFTEGTAFGATRNPWNTAHTPGGSSGGSAAAVAAGLVPAALGSDGAGSVRIPAAWTHLVGIKPQRGRISVHPHSDSFQGLTVNGPLARTVADAALLLDAVAGAHPEDFHRPPAVRAADAARRDPGRLRIALAWRPPLTLTGAGPDPEVRRAVTALADTLARLGHHVEEARPRYGLIGLAFVPRATVGIAEFAARHPEPALLDPRTRSALRTGTRLGGRVVRAARAREVRQHRRIGALFDASGFDVLLTPTTAAPPPRIGRFDDLSAWRTDVAIAAACPYAWPWNVLGWPGVNVPAGFTRSGLPVGAQLLGPSRSEERLIALAAQLEDDRRWFEHRPPV; encoded by the coding sequence GTGCCCCGGAGCGGACCGCCCCGGCCGCGGGGCGCTCCGGCCGCGCCCCGCGCGGCGGCCCCGGACCCGTCACCGCTCCCGGGGCTCGCCGAGAGCGCCCGCCGGCTCGCCGACGCCGCCACCACCTCCACGGCCCTCGTGGCCGACGCCCTCGTCCGGATCGAGGCCACACAGCCCACCCTCAACGCCTTCCGCCACCTGCGGGCCGAGGCTGCCCTCGCCGAGGCGGCGGAGGCCGACCGGAGGCTCGCGGCGGGGGAGCGGCTGCCGCTCCTGGGCGTGCCGGTCGCCGTCAAGGACGACACCGATGTGGCGGGCCTGCCCACACACTTCGGCTGCGACGGCGACCTGCCCCCGGTCGCGTCCGACAGCGAGGCGGTGCGCCGGCTGCGCGCCGCCGGAGCCGTCGTCGTCGGCAAGACCAACTCCTGCGAACTCGGTCAGTGGCCCTTCACCGAGGGCACCGCCTTCGGCGCCACCCGCAACCCGTGGAACACCGCGCACACCCCGGGCGGCTCGTCCGGCGGTTCCGCCGCCGCTGTCGCCGCCGGGCTCGTCCCCGCCGCGCTCGGCTCGGACGGCGCGGGCTCCGTGCGCATCCCCGCCGCGTGGACCCATCTCGTCGGCATCAAACCCCAGCGCGGGCGCATCTCGGTCCACCCGCACAGCGACTCCTTCCAGGGCCTCACCGTGAACGGCCCCCTCGCCCGTACGGTCGCCGATGCCGCACTCCTCCTGGACGCCGTCGCCGGAGCCCACCCCGAGGACTTCCACCGCCCGCCCGCCGTGCGCGCCGCCGACGCCGCCCGCCGCGACCCGGGCCGCCTGCGCATCGCCCTCGCCTGGCGTCCCCCGCTCACCCTCACCGGCGCCGGGCCCGACCCGGAGGTGCGCCGGGCCGTCACCGCGCTCGCCGACACCCTCGCCCGGCTCGGCCACCACGTCGAGGAGGCCCGCCCCCGGTACGGGCTGATCGGCCTGGCCTTCGTGCCCCGCGCCACCGTGGGCATCGCCGAGTTCGCCGCCCGGCACCCCGAACCGGCCCTGCTCGACCCGCGCACCCGCAGCGCCCTGCGCACCGGGACGCGGCTGGGCGGCCGGGTGGTGCGGGCCGCCCGCGCCCGCGAGGTGCGCCAGCACCGCAGGATCGGCGCCCTCTTCGACGCCTCCGGGTTCGACGTCCTCCTCACCCCGACCACGGCCGCCCCGCCGCCCCGGATCGGCCGGTTCGACGACCTGAGTGCCTGGCGTACCGACGTCGCGATCGCCGCCGCCTGCCCCTACGCCTGGCCGTGGAACGTTCTCGGCTGGCCCGGCGTGAACGTACCGGCCGGCTTCACCCGCTCCGGCCTCCCGGTCGGGGCCCAGCTGCTGGGCCCCTCCCGCAGCGAGGAGCGGCTGATCGCGCTCGCCGCCCAACTGGAGGACGACCGGCGCTGGTTCGAGCACCGGCCGCCGGTCTGA
- a CDS encoding NCS1 family nucleobase:cation symporter-1, with protein sequence MTATVPPTPPPPDAIPAPAAPSGRVELAPGQLPDDPRFTNDDLLPVPVERRTWTTYNFAALWIGMAHNIPSWLLASGLVALGMDWKQAVFTIALANVIVLAPMLLTGHAGPKYGIPFPVLARASFGLRGANLPALIRAAVACAWFGIQTWIGGVGIFTLLGKIFGGWSGAAEIGGQPWTLWLCFVLFWALELAIIHRGMDTLRRFENWAAPFVLVGAVVLLVWVAAQAGGFGPLLDQPSALGWGADFWPVFFPSLMGMIAFWSTLSLNIPDFTRFGAGQRAQVRGQALGLPTTMTFFALLSVFVTSGSQAVYGVALWDPVQLVARTDNVFGLVFGLVTVLIATISVNIAANVVSPAYDLANLAPKRISFRTGALITGVIGVVIMPWKLTETPELYIFTWLGLVGGLLGTVAGILIADYWIVRRTVLDLPDLYRPGGRYWYRNGWNWRAVAAFAAGGVLAVGGSHSAPGKGPFPADGLIPFLKPLADYGWAVGLVSSLLLYVALSRRERPAAG encoded by the coding sequence ATGACCGCCACCGTCCCGCCCACCCCTCCGCCCCCGGACGCGATACCCGCGCCCGCCGCCCCGTCCGGCCGCGTCGAACTCGCCCCCGGACAGCTCCCCGACGACCCCCGCTTCACCAACGACGACCTGCTGCCCGTCCCCGTGGAGCGGCGCACCTGGACGACGTACAACTTCGCGGCCCTGTGGATCGGCATGGCCCACAACATCCCGTCCTGGCTGCTCGCCTCCGGCCTGGTGGCGCTCGGCATGGACTGGAAGCAGGCCGTGTTCACCATCGCCCTCGCCAATGTGATCGTGCTGGCCCCGATGCTGCTGACCGGCCACGCCGGCCCCAAGTACGGCATCCCCTTCCCCGTCCTGGCCCGCGCCTCCTTCGGGCTGCGCGGCGCCAATCTGCCCGCCCTGATCCGGGCCGCCGTCGCCTGCGCGTGGTTCGGCATCCAGACCTGGATCGGCGGCGTCGGCATCTTCACGCTCCTCGGCAAGATCTTCGGCGGCTGGTCCGGCGCCGCGGAGATCGGCGGGCAGCCCTGGACGCTCTGGCTCTGCTTCGTCCTCTTCTGGGCCCTCGAACTGGCCATCATCCACCGGGGAATGGACACCCTGCGCCGCTTCGAGAACTGGGCGGCGCCGTTCGTCCTGGTCGGCGCGGTCGTGCTGCTCGTCTGGGTCGCCGCCCAGGCGGGCGGCTTCGGTCCGCTGCTGGACCAGCCGTCCGCCCTCGGCTGGGGCGCCGACTTCTGGCCGGTCTTCTTCCCCTCGCTGATGGGCATGATCGCCTTCTGGTCGACGCTCTCCCTCAACATCCCCGACTTCACCCGCTTCGGCGCGGGCCAACGCGCCCAGGTCCGGGGCCAGGCGCTCGGGCTGCCGACCACGATGACCTTCTTCGCCCTGCTCTCCGTCTTCGTCACCTCCGGTTCGCAGGCGGTGTACGGGGTGGCCCTCTGGGACCCGGTCCAGCTCGTCGCCCGGACCGACAACGTCTTCGGCCTCGTCTTCGGCCTGGTCACGGTGCTGATCGCGACGATCTCGGTGAACATCGCGGCGAACGTGGTCTCACCCGCGTACGACCTGGCGAACCTCGCGCCGAAGCGCATCAGCTTCCGGACCGGGGCGCTGATCACCGGGGTGATCGGGGTCGTCATCATGCCGTGGAAGCTCACCGAGACGCCCGAGCTGTACATCTTCACCTGGCTGGGCCTGGTCGGCGGCCTGCTCGGTACGGTGGCGGGCATCCTGATCGCCGACTACTGGATCGTCCGCCGCACCGTCCTCGACCTGCCCGACCTCTACCGGCCGGGCGGCCGGTACTGGTACCGGAACGGCTGGAACTGGCGGGCGGTGGCGGCCTTCGCGGCCGGCGGCGTCCTGGCGGTGGGCGGGTCGCACTCGGCGCCGGGCAAGGGCCCGTTCCCCGCCGACGGCCTGATCCCGTTCCTGAAGCCGCTGGCCGACTACGGCTGGGCGGTCGGGCTCGTCTCCTCGCTGCTGCTGTACGTGGCGCTGAGCCGCCGGGAGCGTCCGGCGGCCGGCTGA
- a CDS encoding TIGR03842 family LLM class F420-dependent oxidoreductase, protein MDFGLVLQTDPPASAVVGLMRRAERNGFRYGWTFDSAVLWQEPFVIYSRILEHTEKLTVGPMVTNPGTRTWEVTASTFATLNDMYGNRTVCGIGRGDSAMRVAGRRPNTLARLGEAIDVIRDLAEGREATVDGQPVQIPWVKDGRLPVWMAAYGPKALALAGQKADGFILQLADPFLTEWMIKAVRDAAADAGRDPDSVTICVAAPAYVGDDLDHAREQCRWFGGMVGNHVADLVARYGEHSGMVPEELTAYIAGRSGYDYSHHGRTGNPDTAFVPDEIVDRFCLLGPAEAHIEKLRALRDMGVDQFAVYNMHDAREATIDAYGAEIIPALTA, encoded by the coding sequence ATGGACTTCGGCCTCGTCCTCCAGACGGACCCGCCCGCCTCCGCCGTCGTCGGCCTGATGCGGCGCGCCGAACGCAACGGGTTCCGCTACGGCTGGACCTTCGACTCGGCGGTGCTCTGGCAGGAGCCGTTCGTCATCTACAGCCGCATCCTGGAGCACACGGAGAAGCTGACCGTGGGCCCGATGGTCACCAACCCCGGCACCCGCACCTGGGAGGTCACCGCCTCCACCTTCGCCACCCTGAACGACATGTACGGCAACCGCACCGTCTGCGGCATCGGGCGCGGCGACTCCGCGATGCGCGTCGCGGGCCGCCGGCCCAACACCCTGGCCCGCCTCGGCGAGGCCATCGACGTCATCCGGGACCTCGCCGAGGGCAGGGAGGCGACGGTCGACGGGCAGCCGGTGCAGATCCCCTGGGTGAAGGACGGGCGGCTGCCCGTGTGGATGGCGGCGTACGGACCCAAGGCCCTGGCGCTCGCCGGGCAGAAGGCCGACGGCTTCATCCTCCAGCTCGCCGACCCCTTCCTCACCGAGTGGATGATCAAGGCGGTACGGGACGCGGCGGCCGACGCCGGACGCGACCCCGACTCCGTCACCATCTGCGTCGCGGCTCCCGCCTACGTCGGCGACGACCTCGACCACGCCCGGGAGCAGTGCCGCTGGTTCGGCGGGATGGTCGGCAACCACGTCGCGGACCTGGTCGCCCGCTACGGCGAGCACTCGGGGATGGTGCCGGAGGAGCTGACCGCCTACATCGCCGGCCGCTCCGGCTACGACTACAGCCACCACGGCCGCACCGGAAACCCGGACACCGCCTTCGTCCCCGACGAGATCGTCGACCGGTTCTGCCTGCTGGGCCCCGCCGAGGCGCACATCGAGAAGCTCCGGGCGCTGCGGGACATGGGCGTCGACCAGTTCGCCGTCTACAACATGCACGACGCCCGGGAGGCGACCATCGACGCCTACGGGGCCGAGATCATCCCCGCCCTGACCGCCTGA
- the hydA gene encoding dihydropyrimidinase: MSRTVIHGGLVITASDEIHADVLVEGGRVVALAAHGTEAAESWSADRRIDATGKYVIPGGVDGHTHMEMPFGGTYAADTFETGTRAAAWGGTTTIVDFAVQSVGKSLREGLDAWYAKADGNCAVDYAFHMILADVNPSSLKEMDRLVSEGVTSFKLFMAYPGVFYSDDGQILRAMQQASGNGGLIMMHAENGIAIDVLVEQALAAGHTDPRYHGDVRKVALEAEATHRAVQLARVAGSPLYVVHVSADEAVQEIAAARHKGLPVFGETCPQYLFLSTDNLAEPGFEGAKYVCSTPLRPKEHQETLWRGLRNNELQVVSTDHCPFCFSGQKEMGRGDFSKIPNGMPGVEHRMDLLHQAVVDGHITRRRWIEIACASPARMFGLYPKKGTIAPGADADIVIYDPEAEHTLSAETHHMNVDYSAYEGKRITGQVETVLSRGEVVIDGRKFTGRSGHGSYTPRATCQYLD, encoded by the coding sequence ATGAGTCGCACCGTCATCCACGGTGGTCTGGTCATCACCGCGTCCGACGAGATCCACGCCGACGTGCTCGTCGAGGGCGGCCGTGTCGTCGCGCTCGCCGCCCACGGAACCGAGGCCGCCGAGAGCTGGAGCGCCGACCGCAGGATCGACGCGACGGGCAAGTACGTCATCCCGGGCGGTGTCGACGGGCACACCCACATGGAGATGCCGTTCGGCGGAACGTACGCGGCCGACACCTTCGAGACCGGCACCCGCGCCGCCGCCTGGGGCGGCACGACCACCATCGTCGACTTCGCCGTCCAGAGCGTGGGCAAGTCCCTGCGCGAAGGGCTCGACGCCTGGTACGCCAAGGCCGACGGCAACTGCGCCGTCGACTACGCCTTCCACATGATCCTCGCGGACGTGAACCCGTCCTCGCTCAAGGAGATGGACCGCCTCGTCTCCGAAGGTGTGACCTCCTTCAAACTGTTCATGGCCTACCCCGGGGTCTTCTACTCCGACGACGGACAGATCCTGCGCGCCATGCAACAGGCCTCCGGCAACGGCGGGTTGATCATGATGCACGCCGAGAACGGCATCGCCATCGACGTCCTGGTCGAACAGGCCCTCGCCGCCGGGCACACCGACCCCCGCTACCACGGCGACGTCCGCAAGGTCGCCCTGGAGGCCGAGGCCACCCACCGCGCCGTCCAGCTCGCCAGGGTCGCCGGATCCCCCCTCTACGTCGTCCACGTCTCCGCCGACGAGGCCGTTCAGGAGATCGCCGCGGCCCGCCACAAGGGTCTGCCCGTCTTCGGCGAGACCTGCCCGCAGTATCTGTTCCTGTCCACCGACAACCTCGCCGAGCCCGGCTTCGAGGGCGCCAAATACGTCTGCTCCACCCCGCTGCGCCCCAAGGAGCACCAGGAGACCCTGTGGCGGGGCCTGCGCAACAACGAACTCCAGGTCGTCTCCACCGACCACTGCCCGTTCTGCTTCTCCGGGCAGAAGGAGATGGGCCGGGGCGACTTCTCCAAGATCCCCAACGGCATGCCGGGCGTCGAGCACCGCATGGACCTGCTGCACCAGGCCGTCGTGGACGGACACATCACCCGCCGCCGCTGGATCGAGATCGCCTGCGCCTCCCCGGCCCGGATGTTCGGCCTCTACCCGAAGAAGGGCACTATCGCCCCGGGCGCCGACGCCGACATCGTCATCTACGACCCGGAAGCCGAACACACGCTCTCCGCCGAGACCCACCACATGAACGTCGACTACTCGGCGTACGAGGGCAAACGCATCACCGGCCAGGTCGAGACCGTGCTCTCGCGCGGCGAAGTCGTCATCGACGGACGGAAGTTCACCGGACGCTCCGGCCACGGCAGCTACACCCCCCGCGCCACCTGTCAGTACCTCGACTAG
- a CDS encoding aspartate aminotransferase family protein, producing MSGLYERHLAVSPEWLALYYRHPVELTHGEGRHVWDADGNRYLDFFGGILTTMTAHALPEVTKAVAEQAGRIIHSSTLYLNRPMVEMAERIATLSGIPDARVFFTTSGTEANDTALLLATAYRGSNQILAMRNSYHGRSFSTVSITGNQAWSPTSLSPLQTLYVHGGVRSRGPYAELSDEAFIRACVADLEDLLGHTRNPAALIAEPIQGVGGFTSPPDGLFAAFREVLDRHGVLWISDEVQTGWGRTGEHFWGWQAHAEHGPPDILTFAKGIGNGMSVGGVVARAEVMNCLDANSISTFGGSPVTMAASLANLSYLLEHDLQGNARRVGGLLIERLRSIAAASPAVREVRGRGLMIGIELVRPGTDEADPQAAAAVLEAARAGGLLIGKGGGHDTSVLRIAPPLTLTVAEAEEGAAILADALHAAG from the coding sequence GTGAGCGGACTGTACGAGCGCCATCTCGCCGTCAGCCCCGAGTGGCTGGCCCTCTACTACCGCCACCCCGTCGAACTCACCCACGGCGAGGGCCGCCACGTCTGGGACGCCGACGGCAACCGCTATCTCGACTTCTTCGGCGGCATCCTCACCACCATGACCGCTCACGCACTGCCCGAGGTGACCAAGGCGGTCGCCGAGCAGGCCGGGCGGATCATCCACTCCTCCACGCTCTACCTCAACCGTCCGATGGTGGAGATGGCCGAGCGGATCGCCACCCTCTCCGGTATCCCGGACGCCCGGGTCTTCTTCACCACCTCCGGTACCGAGGCCAACGACACCGCCCTCCTGCTCGCCACCGCGTACCGCGGGTCCAACCAGATCCTCGCGATGCGCAACAGCTACCACGGCCGGTCGTTCTCCACCGTCTCGATCACCGGCAACCAGGCCTGGTCGCCCACCAGTCTGTCCCCGCTCCAGACGCTGTACGTCCACGGCGGCGTCCGTTCCCGGGGCCCGTACGCCGAGTTGAGCGACGAGGCGTTCATCCGGGCCTGCGTCGCCGACCTGGAGGACCTCCTCGGCCACACCCGCAACCCGGCAGCCCTGATCGCCGAACCCATCCAGGGCGTCGGCGGATTCACCTCCCCGCCCGACGGCCTGTTCGCCGCGTTCCGCGAAGTCCTCGACCGGCACGGGGTGTTGTGGATCTCCGACGAGGTGCAGACGGGCTGGGGCCGGACCGGTGAGCACTTCTGGGGGTGGCAGGCGCACGCCGAGCACGGGCCGCCGGACATCCTCACCTTCGCCAAGGGGATCGGCAACGGCATGTCGGTGGGGGGAGTGGTGGCCCGCGCCGAGGTGATGAACTGCCTCGACGCCAACTCCATCTCCACCTTCGGCGGTTCACCGGTCACCATGGCGGCCTCGCTCGCCAACCTCTCGTACCTCCTGGAACACGACCTCCAGGGCAACGCCCGGCGCGTCGGCGGACTCCTCATCGAACGGCTGCGGTCCATCGCCGCCGCTTCTCCCGCCGTACGCGAAGTGCGCGGCCGTGGACTGATGATCGGCATCGAGCTGGTCAGGCCCGGCACCGACGAGGCGGACCCGCAGGCCGCCGCGGCCGTCCTCGAAGCGGCCCGCGCGGGCGGGCTCCTCATCGGCAAGGGCGGCGGCCACGACACCAGTGTGCTGCGCATCGCCCCGCCGCTGACCCTGACCGTCGCCGAGGCCGAGGAAGGCGCGGCGATCCTCGCGGACGCCCTCCACGCGGCGGGCTGA
- a CDS encoding nitrilase-related carbon-nitrogen hydrolase has product MSHVVRAALVQATWTGDTESMIAKHEEHAREAARQGAKIIGFQEVFNAPYFCQVQEPEHYRWAEPVPDGPTVKRMQDLARETGMVIVVPVFEIEQSGFYYNTAAVIDADGSYLGKYRKHHIPQVKGFWEKYYFKPGNAGWPVFDTAVGKVGVYICYDRHFPEGWRQLGLGGAQLVYNPSATSRGLSSHLWQLEQPASAVANEYFVAAINRVGREEYGDNDFYGTSYFVDPRGQFVGEVASDKEEELVVRDLDFDLIEEVRTQWAFYRDRRPDAYDGLVEP; this is encoded by the coding sequence ATGTCCCACGTCGTACGCGCCGCACTCGTCCAGGCGACCTGGACCGGCGACACCGAATCGATGATCGCCAAGCACGAGGAGCACGCGCGCGAGGCCGCCCGCCAGGGGGCGAAGATCATCGGCTTCCAGGAGGTGTTCAACGCCCCCTACTTCTGCCAGGTCCAGGAGCCCGAGCACTACCGCTGGGCCGAGCCGGTCCCGGACGGGCCGACCGTCAAGCGCATGCAGGACCTCGCCCGGGAGACCGGCATGGTCATCGTCGTCCCGGTCTTCGAGATCGAGCAGTCCGGCTTCTACTACAACACCGCGGCCGTGATCGACGCCGACGGCTCCTACCTCGGAAAGTACCGCAAGCATCACATCCCGCAGGTCAAGGGGTTCTGGGAGAAGTACTACTTCAAGCCCGGCAACGCCGGCTGGCCGGTCTTCGACACCGCCGTCGGCAAGGTCGGCGTCTACATCTGCTACGACCGGCACTTCCCCGAGGGCTGGCGGCAACTCGGACTCGGCGGAGCCCAGTTGGTGTACAACCCGTCGGCAACCTCGCGCGGGCTCTCCAGTCATCTCTGGCAGCTGGAGCAGCCGGCCTCCGCCGTCGCCAACGAGTACTTCGTCGCCGCGATCAACCGCGTCGGCCGAGAGGAGTACGGCGACAACGACTTCTACGGCACGAGTTACTTCGTCGACCCGCGCGGCCAGTTCGTCGGGGAGGTCGCCAGCGACAAGGAGGAGGAACTCGTCGTCCGCGACCTGGACTTCGACCTGATCGAGGAGGTCCGTACCCAGTGGGCCTTCTACCGGGACCGACGGCCCGACGCCTACGACGGGCTGGTGGAGCCGTGA